TCTCAAATCTTTGAGCAAATAGTCATGAAACTCCCTGATTAACACTGCTTTTGCTTGACCAGCGTGGCCAATTCTTTCACCAATCTTTGTCTGGTTCATCAATTCATCAGGAACAACGAAGTCCATGTACAATttgtatttggagaaatGTCTTCcgtcttcttcgtcaaagcatttttcagcatctGCAATATTATTAAACACAACGTAGAAACCAGATTTGTGAGTTAAGATTCGGTCAAAATTGTGCCCAGAAAGAAGCTTTCGTATGTCTGACGAGTTCACATTGCGAGTGTTAACGAATTTATCTGGAATGAGAAGAAATGGCCTATTCGCAATGTGTTTATCAAAGTTGAACGGAAGAGTGACCGAGGACAAAGTTCTCACATGACGGTCATGAGCCGAGAGCTTCACAGGCAGCTGATCACGGCCCGTCCTATTAAGTTTCTTGCGTTCCTCTCGCTCGCGTCTCTGCTCTTCCCTCTCTCTCTTTTGTTCGTCGCGTTTCTGCATCATctgcagctcctgctgGCGTCTtcgctcttctttttctttaatcagctgctgtttcttggtATCCAGGATTCGATTGTAGATAGTATTAAACAGTTGATCGTTGTTGTTAAGTCCACATCGAAGGTACTGGCCTCCGATCTGCAACTTTTTGTGCACTGCCGCGACTGCTTTGGTGGCCGCTTGATGCGCTGAATCAGGATCTCCATCATAATCCAATACACACAAACCCAGTGGGACTGCCGTTAAGGGGTCGTCAATGCCTTTCAGGTCCGAGATTTTACCAAACTGAGCGAAATTATTTCTGATGATCACGAGCGGAGTTGTGGTCGGAAAATTCCAGATGACAAGTTGTGATGATGGCTCGGGCCCCACAGAGTATTTATCGTACTTATATTTGGGTATGAGTAAAGAGGTGTGGGGGCGCCGCAGTAGCTTTGGTATCTTTTGAAGCGCTTTTGGTCGTGGGTCCTCACATAGTCCTCGGTCGCGGTCTGTGAAGATATATATGGGTTTTGAGCCTTTTGATGGGTCCTTTCGCAAATCTGGGTCGTACGTGATTCTGGAGCTGCGGTGTTGTTTGTCTTTACCAActtcagcagctctttTGTCCGCACGATGGTTTTGACTAGGAACAGATGAATAGTCGTAATAACGCAAGAGAGGTGAACTCTCGCTCCTTATCGTATCTGGGGGAGTTGGGTATCTACCATGTGATCGGTGCAATCCACCGTATTGCGGATCTTCCCGAAGTGGCCCCCGGTACGCGTTTCTATGGAAGACCATGcagataaataaaataccAAGCAATTTGATATTTTAAAAAAATCGGAAAATAGCGTGAAGCACACAGATTTATGTCGCGCTTTGTTGCCGCAGATGAGGTCAATGACGAGGATTTGGCGAAGCAGGAGGCACACGAGGAGAAGCTGTTGAGTGCTTTCGAGCAAGAGAAGAGCAAGGAGGGGCGCAGGACGCTCGCGCAACAGCTCAGGGAGAACAGGCAGCAGAAGTACAAGGAATACAAGGACAGcatggaggaagaaaacTCTCTTTACAAGTGGTCTCAAAGAGACATGGAATATTATGGGAaacttgaagaagaacgaaGGTCTAAGAGattgaaggagaaagcAGATATTGAAAGGGAGATCACGACTTACAAGCAAGCTATAAGAGCGCGCGAACGAAcagaaaacagctccatcattgacgagctcgaaaaaatcgaAGCTATGGAAGGGCGCAAACGAAGAAATTCCACAAAAGACAGAGCTTATAGAATCAACAAGCGGAAAGCCACAGCGCGTGGTAACAACTCTGATCGCGCTCAGTTACCAGACAGCAATTCTGACACCGCAGGCCGGATTCCTCAAACTCGGTCACAAAAGGAGAAATCTCTTAGCCACCAAAGAAGTCAAGTGTCATGTGCTCCAAAAAAACCCATTCAGTCGCAATTTGGCTATTCCTCGGAAAGCGAATAATTAATTATATAAAATTTCATAAAATTTTGTCCATCCATTTTCATGTTTTCGCTTTTTCGCCCATTGGTCCAATTTTCATTTCCACAACTGACCCGTGGACTTGCGAAAACGCACCGTGCCACTTACAGAAGATGGCGTAAGACAGGTACCGGCTACAAGCGTGGATTGCAAGGCCGCAAGCACGGAAACGCTGGCCACCCGCACAGCATTTTGAAGAGGAGAACTGGAATTACCTACGCTAACCATATCCAAGAGAAGCAGCTCAAGCGTCTAATGCCCTACCTGTGAAACAATCACCAGATCTGTATATACAAAAATTAATACAAACGAAGTACTAACGAATTGCAATCTTATGAGCGATTGATCTATGCATGcaaagaggaggagtcCAGCTCACCGTATTCATGCCACCCctcctcgtttttcatCTCCATAGTCTCAAAGTAGTGGTAGTTGACTTTGAGCGTTTGTGCAAATGGGACGTTGTCAAAAGACACGATTCTTAACTTGCAATATGAATtgtctttgatttctttcACGACCTTAACGAACTCGTCCAAAGTTGGTGTTGGCTTTTCATTAACATGCGTGATGAAATTCGTGACGCCAATGGTGTATAATCTAGAGGGAGATCCTGGCGCCATGGCCGTACAATAGACTTTGGAAGGTAGTTGTTTGATCACTTGTCTTACACCATGATGAGGCTCCTGTAACACAGCACCGGCCCAGTAGACCATGTGCTTAGTGACAAAGGAGCTACTCAAAACCAAAGGAACATTGATGTCCATGATTTGCTTGTTTCTGACGATTTTGAACGCAATTTCGTTTTTATTCTCTTCGAGGTCTCTGATAACATGGTCAATATCACGAAATTGTGTGATGACTCGATTATTTGCACTCAGCACAATATCTCCGTGTCTGAGACCACAAGAGGGCTTGTTATCGAGTGAAATGCTTACCTTGGGAACGCTGAGCAGTCTGGGTTGATCTGCAGACTTTTCTTCAATTTTTGTGATCCATTCCTGCGGAACACCACTGATTCTAGCATTAACGATAGGGATGTTACCAAATTCAGCATCAATGAATTTGAGCTCCGGGACCTGCTGGGttttgaggttttcgaGTTCCCAGAGCACATCTGTAGCGTCCAGCCCCATAGAATAGGtcttgtcctcgtccgCGTCGAAGGCAAGCCAAAACGCGCGGACCAGTCCACTGGGGTCACAAAGAACTCCAGAACCACATTGCTGGCCTAAGTTTGAGTCAATTAGTAGGGCTTCGAAATTGGAGGCCTTGAATCTGGGGGAGGTGACATTATTCGGAAGATGTATGATTCCAATGTCACTGACTTTTGTTTCGTCAACAACCACCCTCTGAGCTCTGTTGTGGCCAATAAACACCACTTTGTCACCTCTTCCCAAAGGCTTCTCGCCGAACTGGGGAGTTTGCAAAGGAGCCAATATTAATTTGGGATCGTATTTCAAAATAGCATATCCCTTGGTTGGGTGTAAGAAGACAACCTTAGCTGGCACTATGATCGATTCTGCAACGGTCATAGTAACATCCAAGAGGTCATGAGGTACACAGTACCTCGAAGCAAGAAGATATCCGTTGGTAGCATCAATCACAACTGCGTACGACTTGCGAGATTGTCCACTGAACGAATCCAGCGGGACAGGCATGGTGCTCTTTAACATCACCAAAGAACGATCGAGTTGCTTACAACCTTCAAATTCGATCGGAAGCCCCACAAACTTGGCATTTTTCGGGGACAGAGCCGGTGGTGGTAATGGTTTCTCTTGCAGAGTTGTGAAATCCCAAAGACCAGTCGTGTCGTTTCTTTCTGCTAAACGGAAACTAGAGTGCCAGTGGCGATCGATTTGGATGATTTTGATAATTGGGACATGAAGGTCCGTAAGATGGCGGCACTTGACGGTCACAAAAGCAGAGTCCGGGATTGATTTCATGACCTCGATGAATTCGTCGAGATTAGACACATCTTTATCGTCGATCGAGTCTAAGAGCCATCCATTAGGAACATTGTTGCCAAACACAAAAGAGCCAGCGGCATTGCTAACGTGAACACCTTTCACTGCCACTGCATAAATTCTAGCGAGTTGGTAACTCAGATCATTGAAAGTTGCACCGCAAACGGTGACGTACCGTCTAGGTGTAATTGAGTGAAGATCTCCAACAGTACAGCGAACAGTTAAATCTTTGCCTCCTCTCTGAATGACTATCTCAATCTCTTTACCGACATGAGTGTCCAGAATTTCATCCACAGTGATAAATGTGGATATCAACTCTCCGTTGATCGATATCAAACAATCACCTTCTCTTATCAGCCCATCAGCAGGGCCTTCAGGTAACGTGACAGCAGAGACTAGAAGACCATTGAGACTCGGAAACTTTTCTCTCATCAGtttttctgtctctgcgCGAAGTCCCAGCCGGCGACATTTATCGAACGGTTCCAATAGCCATTGAACTTGAATACTTCCTCTCGTAATAGGCTCGTTATTCTGAATGCATTTCAGAGCGCGAAGAACTCGATACACAGGCAGAAAAAAGTCCGTAGAGGTTTCTGTATTACCTCCTGCTTGTAAAGCCACCGCATGGCCATCTATATTGACAACGGGGGAACCCGAGGACCCTCCCGAAGccgaagctgctgcttgcAAATATTCTGTGTTGAAGTCGTTGTATGAGTTAATTCCATAGTCTGGGGCATTTCTGTCGAGTCTTGAGATGAAGCCGGAGAGTATAGAAAGTTTTTCACCCGAATCGTTGCCTATGACCATTATTTCTGCTCCGATCTTGGCAAGATCTGGCCTTAACTGTAATTCACCAACATCCATGTATTTTATATCTGCTGGGTTATATCTGAGAAATCCAAAGTCGTGCACGGGATCCCTGTAGATTGGTTTGACCTCGCATTCTTCATGGTTATCAAACACAGCATATCCGATGAAGGGCCCTGGTCCAACGACATGTCTATTAGTCAGAATTATTCCCAGTTTTGCGTCAACAACAAATCCCGTAGCCTCACTGCAAAGAGCGCTCTCCGTATCAAAGTTCACCACTTGAGCAAAGTGGATCGAAACCACAGATTTGACAACTTTTTCCACGATATGCTGCCATCTCGAATGATCTTGCTTTACAAAGTCTCCTAGCTCAGATCCCAACACTGAATCCACATCATCCATGGATATATCATCACACTTTTGTTTTTTAGCGTGGCCATTTGACGGAGGATCTCCATGTCGCTTAGGGTGATAATCCTCAGTCTCGAACATGAAAATAAACttagtttttcaaaaaattatttttacATGTACATACATAATTTTCTAGGTGCTCGTCTGTTTCTTGATACTGCCTATCCAATTTTCATACTCGCGGATCGCACCATCGGAATAGTAACACACTTGGTTTCCAATGAAGGAGTTAAGTGTCGGCAGCCCAAATGGAAGCTTGGATTTGGTTGTCAACAGGTCTTTGTCCTCCAGATCGCGCACCCACTTTTCCGTTTCGcataatttttcaactAGCGCGATCCAATCCAGTAGTTCATTATACTTGAGGCCACCGTTTTCGTGCACCTGtagatttttgaaaaactgtGTTTTGAATCCCATTTTGGCATCCACTTTTTCTCGGTTTAGCCTCAAGAATGCGATTGAGACCAGTCCACATAACAATCCCCATGGACTTTTGGTACGGTAGTAGTAATTCGTATACGTCTTTAGTATGTTCTTTGTAATGTCTTCTGGCAGGTAAAACTTGTTGCAAAATGAGATCAAATGAGCAGTCGTGATAATCGTGTCGTCGTTCAGAGACCGGTCTGCCATCGACAGCATCTTGAATCCCTTTTTACGTCCTCTTTTGGAAGGGCCCTTTATTTCATCTGCGGCAGCAAGCAATTTGTCCTGCAAAGACTTGGCTGCAGACCCGATATCCAATGGTTGTTCGTTCTTGATCTCCGTTTTTAAGCTCCTGGGTGTGCTCTCAGGAGTTGCTAGCATAttcctcgttttcgaggGTGTCGATCTTGGAGTTAAAGCATTTGCACGCCTCTTACCAGGTGTGGATTCTGGTGTTGCTAGCTCGATGATTCTTCTCTTCGAAGGAGTTATAGGAGGCTCCACATGTCTCTTGCGGCCCGTTAGTTGATTTCGAAACTCCTCCagaacagcagctgccTTACGTTTGGGAGCTGGTATACGGTTCAAGTTGGGGTCTGGGAGATCAAACTTGTCCTTCAGTTTTTCGacagccagaaaacagcatAGATGGAACCGTGCGATTTCCATTTGGGCAGCCAAAGGACAAGTTTGTTTTGAGGAAATATACATGTAGTTTGCATAATCAACTACTTCCCTTGGATAAGGTTCTGGCAGCGTTGGAATCACGTCTCTCAATGCACTCAAAATCAGCTGCGACATAGATCAACGGGCAAAGGATCTGTAATCATAAAATATTGCAACCCAGCCATTTTTTTATTACCAAATTTGTATTAATTAAACATCTTTACACCTTTACAAAGAAGTTGAGGATACAAATGTGGAGTAAAAATATCCCTTGTTGATTCCAATGTTTAGAGGGTCTCGTTTGTTCCATACAGTGCGTGCTTTGCGCAATGAAAAAACGGTTTCTTCTGTAAACCAGGTTTTGCAAGAATCTACAAACCAAAAACAAATCATTAGCGGAGCTCCAGCGGAGCTTGCCGCAAACAGAATGGTTCGTATCTATAAAGAAGCGAAAGCGGCCACGCAATCGTCTGCCAACAACGCGAAATACTGGAAAATTGACTGGGATGTGCTTCCTAGAGGAAACAGGTGGGAGAATGATTTGATTGGGTATCAGTCTTCAAGTGACTATATGCAAGGCACCAGACTTTCTTTTGAGACTAAGGAAAGTGCTATTAGCTTTGCTAATAATCAGGGATGGGATTATTTCATCCaagagccaaagaaaaggaagttcaagaagaaagaataCGCGGCAAACTTCTATCATTCTTCCGGACCTTTGAAGCATATCAGAACTAAGTAGTTGACTACAACAAgttatttatttattttattgaGACAACAGTTTACAGACATCTCCAAGTACATCACAGCATCATTATATGGCTTGCACTCCTCAAATATATACATTAGGCATTTCTTTCTATTCCTGCACGTCTCAAGATCTCCTCAACCTTAGCACTCAAGATAGGATCTTCCTTGATCTTCAACTGGATCTTGGAGGCCTCCATAAGAGAGATTGCTTGAACTCTGTCGTCATTGGATCTAGACAATCGACATGCCTCTTCAAATAGTTCAATGGCATCCTTGACTTTTTGCGCCTGGAGATAAATCTGTCCTAAATTGATTCTTGCAACTTCAGACTTAGGATCCAGCTCGCATGCGGTCTTCAACAACTGCTCGCATCCGGCGATGTCTTTGTTGACCTGGAAAATAGCCGACTTATTTATGAGTGGCAAAGCACCTATATTGAAGGTTGGCAAAACCTCCTGCAATCTGGCAGCAGTATCAAATTGCTTTGCTGCAGCTGCGTAGTCTTGTCTATCGAACAAGATCTCTCCATAATAGTTTGGAACTTCTGGAGAAGTTGGAAACTTTCTCTTGGCCTCCCTGAATAGTTCATCACAGGTAGCAGATTCACCTTTTCTGTAGGCAATACAGGCCAACTGAATGTGACCGAATACATTTTCAGGATTGTAAAGC
This window of the Ogataea parapolymorpha DL-1 chromosome VII, whole genome shotgun sequence genome carries:
- a CDS encoding Pro-apoptotic serine protease NMA111, which produces MFETEDYHPKRHGDPPSNGHAKKQKCDDISMDDVDSVLGSELGDFVKQDHSRWQHIVEKVVKSVVSIHFAQVVNFDTESALCSEATGFVVDAKLGIILTNRHVVGPGPFIGYAVFDNHEECEVKPIYRDPVHDFGFLRYNPADIKYMDVGELQLRPDLAKIGAEIMVIGNDSGEKLSILSGFISRLDRNAPDYGINSYNDFNTEYLQAAASASGGSSGSPVVNIDGHAVALQAGGNTETSTDFFLPVYRVLRALKCIQNNEPITRGSIQVQWLLEPFDKCRRLGLRAETEKLMREKFPSLNGLLVSAVTLPEGPADGLIREGDCLISINGELISTFITVDEILDTHVGKEIEIVIQRGGKDLTVRCTVGDLHSITPRRYVTVCGATFNDLSYQLARIYAVAVKGVHVSNAAGSFVFGNNVPNGWLLDSIDDKDVSNLDEFIEVMKSIPDSAFVTVKCRHLTDLHVPIIKIIQIDRHWHSSFRLAERNDTTGLWDFTTLQEKPLPPPALSPKNAKFVGLPIEFEGCKQLDRSLVMLKSTMPVPLDSFSGQSRKSYAVVIDATNGYLLASRYCVPHDLLDVTMTVAESIIVPAKVVFLHPTKGYAILKYDPKLILAPLQTPQFGEKPLGRGDKVVFIGHNRAQRVVVDETKVSDIGIIHLPNNVTSPRFKASNFEALLIDSNLGQQCGSGVLCDPSGLVRAFWLAFDADEDKTYSMGLDATDVLWELENLKTQQVPELKFIDAEFGNIPIVNARISGVPQEWITKIEEKSADQPRLLSVPKVSISLDNKPSCGLRHGDIVLSANNRVITQFRDIDHVIRDLEENKNEIAFKIVRNKQIMDINVPLVLSSSFVTKHMVYWAGAVLQEPHHGVRQVIKQLPSKVYCTAMAPGSPSRLYTIGVTNFITHVNEKPTPTLDEFVKVVKEIKDNSYCKLRIVSFDNVPFAQTLKVNYHYFETMEMKNEEGWHEYGELDSSSLHA
- a CDS encoding NADH dehydrogenase (ubiquinone) Fe-S protein 4, translated to MFRGSRLFHTVRALRNEKTVSSVNQVLQESTNQKQIISGAPAELAANRMVRIYKEAKAATQSSANNAKYWKIDWDVLPRGNRWENDLIGYQSSSDYMQGTRLSFETKESAISFANNQGWDYFIQEPKKRKFKKKEYAANFYHSSGPLKHIRTK